A segment of the Triticum urartu cultivar G1812 chromosome 1, Tu2.1, whole genome shotgun sequence genome:
ATGATGAAAGCTTATGACAGGGTGGAATGGACTTACCTGCGTGCTATTATGGAGAAACTTGGTTTTGCTTCTCAATGGGTAAATATTATCATGAGCATGATAAGTTCAGTATCTTTTTCACTGATGTTTAATGGAGTCAAGTCAGACGTGTTTAAGCCTAGCCGTGGTATTTGACAGGGAGATCCGATCTCACGTATCTTTTCTTGTTggcagcagagggcctttcgtgcctttTAAAATCTCAGAACAAGTCATCCCATCTCAGCGGCATTAAGGTGGCACCATCGGCTCCGTCGGTGAACCACCTTTTATTCGCGGATGACAGCCTGCTGTTTTTCAGGGCAAGTATCGACGGAGCGGAGTCAGTTTCAAACCTATTGGATAAATATTGTTTGGCATCGGGACAGAGAATTAATAGGGACAAGTCATCAATCTTCTTCAGCAGAGGATGTCCGGAAATAGTTCGAAATGCCGTGAAGGGTTTTTTGCAAGTTCCTAATGAATCGCTTAATGACAAATATCTGGGTATGCCATCTGATGTGGGGCAATCCAAGAAGGGGACTTTCAAATATTTGAGTGATCGGGTCTGGAATAAGGTGAAGGGTTGGATGAGCAAGTGCTTGTCGGCAGGAGGAAAGGAGGTGCTCATAAAATCTGTAGCACAAGCTATTCCGGTATTTTCAATGTCTTGTTTCAAATTGCCAAGAGGCCTTTGTGATCACATAAAAACTACCATCAGGAAGTTTTGGTGGGGCTGCAAACAAGGCGAACGTAAACCAGCATGGCTATCATGGGACGTTATGACTAGGCCAAAATTCTTGGGAGGTTTAGGCTCCAGAGACCTTGAACTGTTCAATTTAGCACTACTGGCGAGGCAAGCATGGAGAATCCTTCAGGAGCCAGAAACCTTAAGCGCAAAATTTTTGAAGGCATCGTATTTCCCAAGCTCTACAATCCTTGAGGCGGAGCTGGGGTCTCGGCCTTCCCAGATCTGGCGGGCTGTCCTTGAGGGCCGGGATGTGTTGCTACAAGGAGTTATTAGAAGGATTGGGAATGGACGATCTACTAGTATTTGGGAGGACAACTGGATTCCCAAAGAAACAGCACCGAGGCCGATCGCGTCGCTGGTTCAGACACCACCGGAGAGAGTATCTGACCTTTTGCACCCAGCTATGGCGGCATGGAATGAACCCCTAATTCGGTTAGTTTTTCTGCCCTTTGATGCTGAGGCCATTTTAAAAATACCTGTGTGCACCCGCAACACGAAGGACTTCTGGGCTTGGAATCCTGATAGAAAAGGCAAGTTCACTGTAAGCTCTGCATACAAATTACTTGTCACAACTAAGTTACAGAGAGAAGCTTGGTTAGAAGGAAGGGGAGGTGCTTCATCTAACTCCAGAGAAGAGGACACATGGAGCAATCTATGGAAACTGAAAGTGCCATCAAAGGTGAGAATTTTTCTGTGGCGTCTAGCACGTCATTCAATACCAACCACGGACGTTCTTCAAAGACGGAATATGGCAACTCAAAGTGCCTGCCCTCTATGTGGCTGCCAAGATTTGTGGAGACATGCGCTCCTGTCTTGCACGATATTGAGATGTGTTTGGGCGATATCAGATGAAAATATTGTGTCCAAGATGACGGCGAGTACGGAGCCAAGTGCGAAGAATTGGCTTTTTGAACTTCATAAGGCACTAGACCACGCGAGCTTCTCAAGGATGATTGTCACATTATGGGCTGTGTGGTACGCAAGGCGCAAAGCGATTTATGAATCCCTTTTTCAAAATCCACACCAGACTATTTCCTTTGTAGACTCTTATCTTCAAGAGCTACACCAGGCTATCGATTGTGAACCGAGGGTACAAGGTCAAGCGGCAAGGGAGCAGCAACGATGTTGGATTCCACCACCGCCTGGCTCACATAAGATAAACGTGGATGGTGCATTATCAAGAAACAGGCGAGTGGGAGTGGCAGCCGCAATTTGCCGTGACTCAAATGGCAACTATCTTGGCGCGTCAGCCGTGGTCTATGGGGGCGTACGCGACCCGATGATCCTGGAGACATACGCGTGTCGGGAGGCTCTAGCGCTGGCGGAAGATCTACACGAGCAGAATATCAAGGTGGCATCGGATTGCCAAGGTGTGGTGCAGGATATCAATGAAAGGACAACTGGGCCCAATGCGGCTGTTATACATGAAATAATGAACCGCAAAGATAGTTTTACGTCCTGCTCTTTTGTTTTtgagcgtaggaattttaatttcgAGGCTCATAATCTCGCTAAATTTGCTTGTAACCTAGATATAGGTAGACATGTTTGGTTGGGTACTCCTCGTGACCCAAGCCGTGTACTTATAAACATTGTCATGAATCAATAAAGACAGCCagatttctcaaaaaaaaaaatcccTCGCGGCCATGCTCCGCCTCCGGTGATGCGTCCtcaaccacctcctctcctctgcATATCCAGCCACTTCTCCCGCATCCCATCTCCACCGCGCGCCTCATCTCCGCCGCCGCGCCGAACGCTACCTTCGCCGTGGAGGACTACCTCGTCTCCACCTGCGGCCTCACCCGAGCGCACGCACTCAAGGCCTCCGCAAAGCTCCCCCACCTCAAGTCCCCCTCCAACCCCGACACCGTCCTCGCCTTCCTCGCCGGCATCGGCCTCTCCGGCGCCGATGTTGCCACGGCCGTCGCGAGGGACCCCAGGCTCCTCTGCGCCAAACTGGATAAAGCCCTGGCCTCCAACGTCGCGGGGCTCGCCGGCCTCGGCCTCTCGCGCTGCGAGATCGCGCGTATCGTCTCGCTCGCCGGCTACTCCTTGGGCAACAAATCCGCCGTCGCCAAGCTACAGTACTACCTGCCCCTCTTCGCCTCACCCGACAAGTTCATCCAGGCGATGAAGTTCAATACCAATCTCCTCACGTACAGCCTGGAGGGGGTCACCAAGCTCAATGTCGCGTTCCTGCACAAGTGCGGGCTAGGTGCTTGTGATATGCTCACCATCAACATAGAGCGCCTCCGGGCGATGGTGGCATGCGCCGAAGGTCTAGGCGTACCCCATGGCTCTAGGATGTTCTGGCGTGCGCTGAATGCTGCTGCATCTCTCCGTGAGGAGAGTATCGCCGCCAAAGTGGACAGCTTGAAGAACATTTTCAGGTGGTCCGGTGCTGAGGTGGGCATTGCTTTCTGTAAGGCCCCAATGGTGCTGGCATTGTCCAAGGACCTGCTGCAGAGCAAGTCAGACTTCCTGATCTCTGATGTGGGATTGTCACCAGCATACATTGCTCCACGGTCGACATTGCTCACTTTCAGCCTGGAAGGTCGGCTAAAGCCACGGTACTACGTTACAAGGTTTCTTAAGGAAAATGGATTGCTAGATCATGACCGGGACTACTGTTCTGCTGTCACGCTGACAGAGAAGGTGTTCATGGAGAAGTTCATATGCCCTCACAAGGAAGCTGCACCGCAGCTCTCTGAAGACTACGCAGTAGCTTGCAAGGGGGAAGTGCCGACTAGATTCAGATTTTCATGAACAAGAACCTGCAATGGAAAATGTAACTGCTTATGGCACACAAAAGTTTTGACTCCCGCAAGTTGGTAAGTCATGTTTTGGTGTTCCTCGCCTGATTAGATGTGAATTGTCCGCCATTGTATATCTGTTTCATGCTGGTTTGGATATTTTACATGTCTGTTACATGTTTTGGTGTTCTTTGCCTAATTATATGCAAATTGTCCGCTATTGTATGTCTGTTACATGCTGGTTTGGACATTTCTAATGCCTGATGAAACTGATAATTTTCGTCCTGAATCATGATTTGTTGATTCCATCATTCAGTAGAGAAGAAAGCATGCAGCGGTTATGAACTTGTTCATCCTCATGCCATGATTAGAAAAGAGACCAGGCCATTCTGCAATGCACAAAAAAAATCTAGTTTCAAACTAGGTGGTGGTGCGTTTCAAGttttttttttttaattttctgcATTGCAAGAATTTTGGTATTTCGGTAACACGTCATAAAATTATCATTTCAAATGTCCCTGTGTTCTTCATTTTGGTTAAGAAATAAGTATATAAGCGTATGCTAGAGCCTAGGTATGTGTATCATACACGAAAAGGTTCACATGTCTAGTTCAAGAGCTGTCAACAATTTAGCATGCAATCATTTCAGTTTGGATTGCCTGTATGTGACCACAGGGAAGCTAGCACATCTTGGAGTTGGAGTTGTTTTACAAAACTGTCATTTTAATCGTCTGTAGTTCCTAAATTTGCAGTACAAGTTTTTCCACCATGTTCATCAATTAATTAAAGTGTCTCCAACAATGTATTTGACAATCATGTTTGTAGCAAATATATAAATGTGTCTAGCGCAAATTCAGCGTCCTAATGGGAAGTATTTGTGAATATGTATATCTGTGGATACCCATCCATACCTGTTGTCACGAATGTTTAAATTTCTGTTGTGCGAACTATATACCCTACATTTATATGGATCACCTATGTATTTTAACACATGTATTGTTCATTTTACCTGTGTATGTGGTAATGCCACTGAGCAGGAGCTGCTTAGTGCAACTCTGGTAATGATTTTTGTGAGGTGAAATTGGGTGAGTGAGAAAATACTCTAATATGTGAAAGTAgcaatgtactccctccgtaacaTAATAGACACTTTTTGACACTGCCATGGACTCTAAAATTGTCTTATAAAATGTTACAGAGGTAGTAGTTTTTAGATAGCTTCACGAGGACCCGCTGAGAGCGCTTAATTGTTTCTTCCTGTGCATATGTGCATCAAAGTGGATCAATTTGTGGCAATGGATATTATCAGTGTTTCCTCATACCAAATTTTTTTGAGTAATTAAATTGGTAAGTGTTTACAACAGGTTCTTGGCCGAGTTATGTTATTGATGGTGTAATTAGATGTTTTGTTCTTCAAAATCTTATTGTTTTAATTAGAGTCAGGTCTAAGAAACAAAATACATGAATTTTAAATTCGGAATTAGCTAGCATGCTTAATGATTTTCTATGCACTTGCGGATTTTTCATTTGCAGCTTTCAGAAAATAAGAATGCGTGACTGAATGTTGTAGACCGATGGTGCATCCTTCCTTGGAGGATAAGATGTGTTGAGACTGGATGTAGATGATGCATGATGCTTTCAGGTCCTTGCTTGCTATGTACACTAAGCGCGATGCCGATGCCCTGAAGCGGCTTAAGCAACAAGTATGGCCTTATGTGACTGAGCAGGAGTTTTGTTCAGAGAAGAAGAGGCTCCTTCTCGTATATTGTGCTAGAGATTGTATGTAACATGCGACATGGACCAACCTTACCCTGCGAATGTAAATGTGCTGTTGGCTGAACTTGCACCTCTGCAATTTTATATCTGATTTTATGGCGGTATTATGTTGTTCATGTCATTCGTAAATGCCAATAGGTCTTGCTCAATTATGATATATTTTCCTGTGCCATTTCAACAATTTTTGTTTCTGGGGATGGATGGGTGTTGAGACTTTTTTTATCTTAAATAATGTAGGTCATGTACATATAGTCTTGCATGTTGATAGCCAATGGTGATGTAAATTTATTAGACCTTTTACTTCTTTAGATAGCATCATACCCACAACTTAAACCATTATGCGCTCCTGCTTAAAATTAGCATTTGGTGATCACAGTGCAGAAGTGAAAATATTCCTGGTTATTGCTAAGTTGCTGCAAGGTGCTCTAGTAAGAATGAAATTACAAGTTTGTTGGGCATTCAGGTATCTATTAACTGACATGTGTTTATTCTGTCTTTGCCGCCTTTTGCAGAGTCAGCTGCTGATATGATGGCCACGTCTGTAGAATCATCCAAATTTGCTCGCTGGTTTTGCCATGAAGGTAACCCTCTTTCATAATTGTGGGATATGCTATGTGTCGGTTACTAGAACTAGAATCGTCTTGCTATGAAAAGTTCCAAACAGAAGTAAATTTTGTGGACATACTGTCAGCACCTGTGTACTGATGCTAAGTCTGAACCCCAAAGTGTCACATAGATTCGACACTAAAAGCTTCAGTCAACAAACGGCCAGGATTGGAAGTCCAGTGAGGTTTAGAAGGGATCAGTTCACTCCATCGTTTGCATCTCATTAGATTTACCATTACAGTATTTGAATTCACGTTAACAGCTGAGTTATAAAGCTGGATTATAATGGACTATATAAGTCGTTGGGCTTGCAATGGAAGGGTAAGAAAGTTGATCACAAACTAGTGTACTGTAGCTTAGCTAGTTTGTCAGTACAGGAAGCTATAACATCTGAACAGAAAACTCAAGGACAGATTGGTACTGTAGTTGTGTAGTTTCAGAAAGTAGTCATACACCAGTTACTAGGCACATCCCTGTTGCTAGTCAGTCACCACCATGGCAACtaccagtacacacatctgttcTTACCTCTGCAGCAATTTTCAGACAGTACTCCTTGCATGACTACCCGTATGCTATTAACTACTCCCTcagtcccataatgtaagacgttttttgacactacactagtgttaAAAAACGTCCTATATTACGGGACGGAGGTAGTATTCAACAACTCATATCATTCATCCAAATGGCATACATGTACCCCCGTTGCACATGTCAAACAACAATCATTTCCCCCATAGCCAGGTACTTTGCCAACTCATAATTTTTCACAGGCACATATGCATATGCAGCAACAAACACAACAAGGTGAAGTGTATAATGCAATGACTGGTCATTATTTCTCTGTCCACACCAAGGGACCAAATATGCCACAAAATTAGAGAGGGATGTGGATGGAAATGGACAGAACTGAGAGAATTCAGCAGATGGGGGGAACATCTTTCTATGTTGATGTTGTCCTAAAGGACCCATACTTGAAATTCCATTATTATCAGGAGAGGATCCTATTTGGTAGTTGCAGGCTTGCAGCAATGGAAAAGTTTTTTGACATGTCTGGGACACCTATAGAACAGTGGCTGGATATTGCTACAGGACACTTTTGTGGTAAAGCAAATGTGTGGATGAAAAACATGTGCATTCCCTGGCAAACAGTGAATTGGCAGGAATTTTGCATAGGCTAATGCTCGTTCTGCAATACATAGACCAATCTGAGGAGTGTTTACAGTCGGCGAGAAGAGACCACCCATATTTACAACAAACATTTCTCATAAGTTATTTCGTAGGAGGTCTAAGAGCTGACATTAAGCATGATGTCTGCTAGATGCATATTGGTTTGCTAAAGTATATGAAAATGTTGCCCTGTCTACCATCCACTGCAAGAAGGTACCACCTGGGAAGATTTCAGGTTCACTGAGACAACTTTTCGTTCGTTTCAGCCTTGAGGACAGGTGATGTTTCAAGGCGCTGGCATTGTCAGCACCTGGGTACTGATGCTAAGTCTGAACCCCAAAGTGTCACGCAGAATCGACACTAAAAGCTTCAGTCAACGAACGGCCAGGATTGGAAGTCCAGTGAGGTTTACAAGGGATCAGTTAACTCCACCGTTTGCATGTCATTAGATTTATCTTTACAGTATTTGAATTCACGTTAACAGCTGAGTTGTAATGAACTATATAGGTCATATTGGACTTGCATTGAGAGGGTAAGAAAGTTAATGACGAACTATTGTATTGTAGCTTAGCTGTCATCCTTTTCTTCCTCTCTTCTGATCTACGTAACCCGAGCGACGAACCCTAGCCAATTCTGGTCAAGACCGGTCCAAATCGACCCCCAAGGCACAGCACATACCCCTCTCTTATGGCATGCAACATGCATTTTGGTTAAAATACATGTTTATACTTTATTTTTACAGTGTTCGTTTGATGATCGTTTCTTTTGATAATTTTTTTATCCCgtagattttacagttgatgatCTTTTATTTTACAGTTTTCGTTTTGGTGatcttttccttttattttacaGTGTTGGTTTTATTTTGATGTCTTGTAGATTCAAAACCTTCAGAGGACTTGCCATCAAAGAGCCAGCTCTGCATGGTAGTGAAAAATGAAAATCCAGGTCCACAAAACATATCTCCTGGTCCAACCGTGTGTCTGATGGTGCTATTCAGAGTTTATCATCAAAATAAACTACCGATAGATTCGATGCTTCATCAAAGCTACTATCATTTCCATTTCCTGAACAGTACAGCCATGCCTGGTATCCCAGAGCCAGCTCCAGTTACGATGACATGTGAGGATCTTGAGCAGGCAATGCTGGCACATGTTGCTAGCAATAACAGTTCCACTCAGAAGAGTGCTGTACAGAGCCATGAGGCTGTCTTGGACGAGCCAACCGCCAAGCAGAAAGTAGCTGTAGACAAGCATGCATCGCATCAACGAGGACACTTGGTCTGACTATCGGGTATCATTTGCTGCTGCTATTCATGTGTCATGTGGAGCCTGCTCTTGTTAGAATATCTGTTTAACTCTTGTAATCTAAACCTCCCTCCTATCTCTACCTCTCTCGTTTCCTTCTCGGACTCCTCATGTATCGATGAATCCTAGCAATCGTCGTAAACTTGTAAGCCACGACAGGGGCAATTCCTGTCCCCAATAAATAGAACAACGCGGCTCCCGTCGGGAGTAGGAACGCTTCCACAAGATCAATTCTTACATGGTATACAGAGCTAGCCTCTTCCCTTCTATCTAGCAAACAGAAACCAAACCCTATCATCACCATGGCCGCAAGATCGAGCGCCGTCGTCCTCAACCTCGGCGCATCTCCAACAGAAAAGCTTGCAAGGGGGAATTACCTCCTGTGGAAGGCGCAAGTAATGTCGGCGCTGCGTGGAGCGCAGGTGACCGGCCTCCTTGACGGCAGTGACGCCGCACCACCGAAGACGGTGGAAACCACCAAGGCGGACAAGACCACGGCCATAGAGCCCAATCCTCTATATGGCCCGTGGCTGTCGAAGGACCAGCAGGTCCTGAGCTATTTG
Coding sequences within it:
- the LOC125533249 gene encoding uncharacterized protein LOC125533249 translates to MQQLALDFYKNLYTSEGVQGMQEVLDHVPVKVTAAMNASLLAPYEEKEVKAALFQMFPTKAPGPDGFPAHFFQRHWDVCGEAVTRAVLGIVRGEESPEGLNDTLLVLIPKRNRSKANSYCALKLDMMKAYDRVEWTYLRAIMEKLGFASQWTARFLKKKNPSRPCSASGDASSTTSSPLHIQPLLPHPISTARLISAAAPNATFAVEDYLVSTCGLTRAHALKASAKLPHLKSPSNPDTVLAFLAGIGLSGADVATAVARDPRLLCAKLDKALASNVAGLAGLGLSRCEIARIVSLAGYSLGNKSAVAKLQYYLPLFASPDKFIQAMKFNTNLLTYSLEGVTKLNVAFLHKCGLGACDMLTINIERLRAMVACAEGLGVPHGSRMFWRALNAAASLREESIAAKVDSLKNIFRWSGAEVGIAFCKAPMVLALSKDLLQSKSDFLISDVGLSPAYIAPRSTLLTFSLEEKVFMEKFICPHKEAAPQLSEDYAVACKGEVPTRFRFS